One segment of Rattus norvegicus strain BN/NHsdMcwi chromosome 16, GRCr8, whole genome shotgun sequence DNA contains the following:
- the LOC134478835 gene encoding palladin-like isoform X3, whose protein sequence is MSETSSHDSFYDSLSDVQEEGRSADFFPGLSAFLSQEEINKSLDLARRAIDNSETEDFDSEKEISQIFSKSPTSLCETPSYEEKKSGEQTSSEGPRDNRRASVQPLAEQAERITSPVASKRKPGVSPLLASPSYIRSLRKAEKRGAKVPNPSAKPKAAQQSKAGPQSQLCDKAASFIEELTSIFREAAKPRNRSPNGESSSPDSGYLSPKNQPSTLMSASASQSPTADQLDQLEMDAEVKQPQGSLCYQAHKAPEETLPHTHIPHPQPQKARHLPSSAPRFIQKLRSQEVAEGSRVYLECRVTGNPAPRVSWLCSGQTKLLCL, encoded by the coding sequence ATGTCAGAGACTTCCTCCCACGACTCCTTCTATGATTCCTTATCAGACGTGCAGGAAGAGGGCAGAAGTGCTGACTTCTTCCCAGgcctctctgctttcctcagccaggaagaaataaataaaagccttGACCTGGCACGCAGAGCTATAGACAACTCTGAAACTGAAGATTTTGACTCCGAAAAGGAGATCTCACAGATTTTCAGCAAGTCTCCTACGAGCCTCTGCGAAACTCCTTCCTATGAGGAGAAGAAATCAGGCGAGCAGACTTCCTCAGAAGGACCTCGGGATAATAGGCGAGCATCTGTCCAGCCTCTAGCAGAACAAGCTGAAAGGATCACTTCCCCGGTGGCTTCAAAGAGAAAACCTGGGGTATCACCCCTGCTGGCCAGCCCCAGCTACATCCGGAGCCTACGCAAGGCTGAAAAACGAGGTGCAAAAGTTCCCAATCCAAGTGCAAAGCCCAAGGCTGCCCAGCAAAGCAAGGCTGGCCCCCAGAGCCAACTGTGCGACAAGGCAGCTAGTTTCATCGAGGAACTGACATCCATATTTAGAGAGGCAGCCAAGCCAAGAAACAGAAGCCCTAATGGTGAGTCCTCGTCACCAGACAGTGGGTATCTGTCTCCTAAAAATCAGCCATCAACCCTGATGAGTGCCTCAGCCAGCCAGAGCCCCACTGCAGACCAGCTAGACCAACTCGAGATGGACGCAGAGGTCAAGCAACCCCAGGGCAGCCTTTGCTACCAGGCCCACAAGGCTCCAGAAGAGACCTTGCCACACACTCACATCCCGCACCCACAGCCCCAGAAAGCCCGCCACTTGCCATCGTCTGCACCTCGCTTCATCCAGAAGCTGAGGAGCCAAGAAGTTGCCGAAGGAAGCAGAGTTTATTTGGAGTGTAGAGTCACTGGAAACCCAGCTCCCAGAGTCAG
- the LOC134478835 gene encoding palladin-like isoform X2: protein MSETSSHDSFYDSLSDVQEEGRSADFFPGLSAFLSQEEINKSLDLARRAIDNSETEDFDSEKEISQIFSKSPTSLCETPSYEEKKSGEQTSSEGPRDNRRASVQPLAEQAERITSPVASKRKPGVSPLLASPSYIRSLRKAEKRGAKVPNPSAKPKAAQQSKAGPQSQLCDKAASFIEELTSIFREAAKPRNRSPNGESSSPDSGYLSPKNQPSTLMSASASQSPTADQLDQLEMDAEVKQPQGSLCYQAHKAPEETLPHTHIPHPQPQKARHLPSSAPRFIQKLRSQEVAEGSRVYLECRVTGNPAPRVRILASITKLSSGF from the coding sequence ATGTCAGAGACTTCCTCCCACGACTCCTTCTATGATTCCTTATCAGACGTGCAGGAAGAGGGCAGAAGTGCTGACTTCTTCCCAGgcctctctgctttcctcagccaggaagaaataaataaaagccttGACCTGGCACGCAGAGCTATAGACAACTCTGAAACTGAAGATTTTGACTCCGAAAAGGAGATCTCACAGATTTTCAGCAAGTCTCCTACGAGCCTCTGCGAAACTCCTTCCTATGAGGAGAAGAAATCAGGCGAGCAGACTTCCTCAGAAGGACCTCGGGATAATAGGCGAGCATCTGTCCAGCCTCTAGCAGAACAAGCTGAAAGGATCACTTCCCCGGTGGCTTCAAAGAGAAAACCTGGGGTATCACCCCTGCTGGCCAGCCCCAGCTACATCCGGAGCCTACGCAAGGCTGAAAAACGAGGTGCAAAAGTTCCCAATCCAAGTGCAAAGCCCAAGGCTGCCCAGCAAAGCAAGGCTGGCCCCCAGAGCCAACTGTGCGACAAGGCAGCTAGTTTCATCGAGGAACTGACATCCATATTTAGAGAGGCAGCCAAGCCAAGAAACAGAAGCCCTAATGGTGAGTCCTCGTCACCAGACAGTGGGTATCTGTCTCCTAAAAATCAGCCATCAACCCTGATGAGTGCCTCAGCCAGCCAGAGCCCCACTGCAGACCAGCTAGACCAACTCGAGATGGACGCAGAGGTCAAGCAACCCCAGGGCAGCCTTTGCTACCAGGCCCACAAGGCTCCAGAAGAGACCTTGCCACACACTCACATCCCGCACCCACAGCCCCAGAAAGCCCGCCACTTGCCATCGTCTGCACCTCGCTTCATCCAGAAGCTGAGGAGCCAAGAAGTTGCCGAAGGAAGCAGAGTTTATTTGGAGTGTAGAGTCACTGGAAACCCAGCTCCCAGAGTCAG